Proteins from one Portunus trituberculatus isolate SZX2019 chromosome 38, ASM1759143v1, whole genome shotgun sequence genomic window:
- the LOC123514739 gene encoding charged multivesicular body protein 2b-like, which produces MSSLNVITSCHSCGRSDDRNSTAEGSESLTVALHHNTAQHSTTMFKKPNPKEQMKANERQLRRVGRDVERDRRELEREEKKLENDIKRLAKSPGNKEAVAVLAKQLVNIRKQKARTYAANSRISSVAAQQKGMQANVKLAGAMGTATKTMVNMNKIMKPEDIAKNMRDFEQASAKLDMTDELMNDTLDDILNESGDEEESDAIVNQVLDEIGIEIGSKVAGAPSVRTDALGDASKSRVLSEDELEQSLAKLRAT; this is translated from the exons ATGTCTTCACTAAATGTAATCACATCTTGTCACAGTTGTGGCAGGAGTGATGACAGGAACAGTACGGCCGAAGGGTCTGAGTCACTCACGGTCGCCTTACACCACAACACTGCTCAACACTCCACCACAATGTTCAAGAAACCCAATCCCAAAG AGCAAATGAAGGCCAATGAACGGCAGCTACGCAGAGTTGGCCGAGATGTGGAacgagatagaagagaactggaaagggaagagaaaaaattagaaaatgatataaaaagaCTGGCAAAATCTCCAGGCAATAAAGAAGCTGTGGCAGTCCTTGCCAAACAGCTTGTTAACATCAGAAAGCAGAAAGCAAGAACCTATGCTGCAAATAGCAGG ATATCATCTGTGGCAGCTCAACAAAAGGGCATGCAAGCAAATGTCAAATTGGCAGGTGCTATGGGTACAGCCACAAAGACCATGGTTAACATGAACAAGATCATGAAGCCAGAGGATATTGCCAAGAATATGAGAGACTTTGAGCAGGCTTCTGCAAAATTGGATATGACAGATGAACTTA tgAATGATACCCTTGATGACATACTAAATGAGagtggagatgaagaagaaagtgatgcCATTGTGAATCAGGTTTTGGATGAAATTGGCATTGAAATTGGATCAAAG GTGGCAGGAGCTCCATCAGTAAGGACAGATGCATTAGGGGATGCAAGTAAATCCAGAGTCCTCTCAGAAGATGAACTAGAACAATCCCTTGCAAAGTTGAGAGCCACATAA